The proteins below are encoded in one region of Phaseolus vulgaris cultivar G19833 chromosome 1, P. vulgaris v2.0, whole genome shotgun sequence:
- the LOC137815213 gene encoding uncharacterized protein isoform X2, with the protein MATHDTNVVYIDTNLDTRFALLVSDRDTVSDLKRSILSEHPLCFPQIGQIQINAIKVMREGNFYHLVDSMPVRSAFIDSRKSWLISVDATLLRECAQNDQMATLSALTGRGDNAIGSPSKGVSTFENLKLLQLANKPVENEEVVVPSPRVSQHTSKVADEKMDAGVKSSIENGEYPGSAVEYEVDGTNKDTGGVGVVLKEGNCESVSNLNRKRKSKRKREDPVRVDTSNVDDASVVGLGDCAIQQDVEVVAKTVENENREVIMEVEVLKEHQHNDSNNSNTKSDIGTAVSMKEAAEPGLTANTKRKKKKRTLSIDFKEVFKVGEAALKDETHKSDEADKERKESKDRFESKNHNYRYDVEYKDDKVTGANLDTETPAKKKRKRSKEKSEEKSLSKAKLINDFNVDISPHHDLGDLQKIKNSNDDQSVEKFNGTDPLKTIVEGKRRKGKIKSSNPLETPVLTSSRNVEEAYHSSIQKGGQEEISISKDMSMGKTTIDNMETGTDAFKEGIQSTEKTTENYKNDSGIEIIAHPANEDGLMELTEDNAKNEAPQIEGAEEGREVSPENDPKLMLLDKSTPSNQGNSDAKVGGLNVTSKVVDVNGTTESIKLKVKKKKKTAKNSDGEPTFREVSGHVDASESKTVTMKSLNATNCDPKSGNTEMEENPLNQIEGGKIQQEMQGTSDKEVDFNIDGAEHTGKRQRKKSNDKKSLSNMLLKDQVLDSKDSSSSDSKTHAKSSVTVTKKSKSASTKSTKKSSKANMEPVKDSVRLEPSAQFNSGSKDAVQLSTHSSGEKDDDNLEAPSKTLKVNADEQFSSWKQPAEANLSDGMVVDKLIETDINDIETMTRNNIHQLEATNGQTPKDLSSSQKLSSKEELDVRIHPGEKVPNAHRTGQDSKVSGNSAVIVENKKTRVNASEKKMASEKQRKHVPVSNSKLEGSIKGVQNKAGKASGNNVRGAVGKTPQKKSLLSGAIFKDDSSSSSDDEVGNSGASTRTPSDNPLLSDGDSSSGSFGGRNLENGGRSSSKAGLTGTEGMSIDDVLRSSSWFKKAQAKLTASQLQESQSQSPEFVPDSLAD; encoded by the exons ATGGCCACTCACGACACCAACGTCGTTTACATAGACACCAACCTCGATACTCGCTTCGCGCTCCTAGTTTCCGACCGCGACACTGTCTCTGATCTCAAAA GGAGTATTCTGTCGGAACACCCCTTGTGCTTTCCCCAAATTGGGCAGATTCAGATTAATGCGATAAAG GTTATGCGCGAGGGAAACTTTTATCACCTTGTAGATTCCATGCCTGTGAGAAGTGCCTTTATTGATTCCAGAAAGAGCTGGTTGATCAGTGTGGATGCTACTTTGTTGAGGGAGTGTGCTCAGAATGACCAAATGGCTACTCTTAGTGCTTTGACTGGTCGTGGTGATAATGCTATCGGTTCTCCATCCAAGGGGGTGTCCACCTTTGAAAATTTGAAGTTGCTGCAGTTGGCGAACAAACCAGTTGAGAATGAAGAAGTTGTTGTTCCTAGTCCACGTGTTTCACAACATACTAGCAAAGTGGCTGATGAAAAAATGGATGCAGGTGTTAAATCATCTATCGAAAATGGTGAATATCCAGGTTCAGCTGTCGAATATGAGGTTGATGGAACCAATAAAGACACTGGGGGTGTTGGTGTTGTACTCAAGGAGGGAAATTGTGAATCTGTATCAAATTTGAATAGAAAACGTAAAAGTAAAAGGAAAAGGGAAGACCCAGTTCGAGTTGACACTTCAAATGTTGATGATGCTTCTGTTGTTGGGCTCGGTGATTGTGCAATTCAGCAGGATGTTGAGGTTGTAGCGAAAACTGTGGAGAACGAAAATAGAGAAGTAATTATGGAAGTTGAAGTTTTGAAGGAGCATCAGCATAATGATTCCAACAATAGTAACACTAAGAGTGACATTGGTACTGCTGTGTCAATGAAAGAAGCTGCAGAACCTGGACTTACTGCAAATACGAAGCgtaagaaaaagaagagaacTTTGTCTATTGATTTTAAAGAAGTATTCAAGGTAGGGGAGGCTGCTCTGAAGGATGAAACGCACAAGTCTGATGAAGCAGACAAGGAAAGGAAAGAATCAAAGGATCGGTTTGAATCTAAGAATCATAACTATAGGTATGATGTTGAATATAAAGATGATAAGGTAACTGGAGCCAATTTAGATACAGAAACTCCTGCAAAGAAAAAGAGGAAGCGCAGCAAAgagaaaagtgaagaaaaaagtTTGTCCAAAGCCAAGTTAATTAATGATTTCAATGTAGACATTTCTCCTCACCATGATTTGGGGGACCTGCAGAAGATTAAAAACAGTAATGATGACCAATCAGTTGAAAAATTTAATGGCACTGATCCACTGAAAACTATTGTGGAGGGTAAGAGGAGGAAAGGGAAGATAAAATCATCAAATCCTCTGGAAACACCTGTACTTACTTCCTCCAGGAACGTTGAAGAAGCATATCATTCCAGCATTCAAAAAGGTGGTCAGGAGGAAATATCTATCTCTAAAG ATATGAGTATGGGCAAAACTACTATTGACAACATGGAGACTGGAACAGATGCATTCAAAGAAGGCATTCAATCTACAGAAAAAACAACAGAAAACTATAAGAACGATTCTGGTATTGAAATAATAGCACACCCTGCTAATGAGGACGGGCTTATGGAGCTGACTGAGGATAATGCTAAAAATGAAGCTCCTCAGATTGAAGGAGCTGAGGAAGGAAGAGAAGTATCACCAGAAAATGATCCTAAGCTAATGCTGTTAGATAAGTCCACACCATCCAACCAGGGAAACTCAGATGCAAAAGTTGGAGGATTAAATGTGACTTCAAAAGTTGTGGATGTAAATGGAACAACTGAATCTATAAAACTGAAggtaaaaaagaagaagaaaactgCTAAGAATTCAGATGGAGAGCCCACATTTAGAGAAGTTAGTGGACATGTGGATGCTTCTGAGAGTAAAACTGTTACTATGAAGTCCCTTAATGCAACAAATTGTGATCCTAAATCAGGAAATACGGAGATGGAGGAGAACCCTTTAAATCAAATAGAAGGTGGAAAAATACAGCAGGAGATGCAAGGGACTTCTGATAAGGAAGTTGATTTTAACATTGATGGTGCTGAACACACGGGCAAGAGACAGAGAAAGAAGTCAAATGATAAAAAGAGTTTGTCAAATATGCTTTTGAAAGATCAAGTTCTTGATAGTAAGGATTCATCATCTTCTGACAGCAAAACACATGCCAAATCTTCAGTTACAGTGACAAAGAAAAGTAAATCTGCAAGCACAAAGTCCACTAAGAAATCATCCAAAGCAAATATGGAACCGGTGAAAGACTCCGTTAGACTAGAACCTTCTGCTCAGTTTAATTCTGGGAGCAAGGATGCAGTGCAGCTTTCAACACACTCTTCTGGAGAGAAAGATGATGATAATTTGGAAGCACCTTCTAAAACTTTAAAGGTTAATGCTGACGAACAATTTTCATCCTGGAAACAGCCAGCTGAAGCTAATTTGTCAGATGGCATGGTTGTTGACAAATTGATTGAAACAGATATAAATGATATTGAGACCATGACCAGAAATaacattcaccaacttgaggcAACAAACGGACAAACTCCTAAGGATTTAAGCTCCTCACAGAAATTATCTTCAAAGGAAGAGCTGGATGTTAGGATTCACCCTGGGGAGAAGGTACCTAATGCACACAGGACTGGACAAGATTCAAAAGTGTCTGGTAACAGTGCTGTGATTGTAGAAAACAAAAAGACTCGTGTCAATGCTTCTGAGAAAAAAATGGCTTCGGAGAAACAAAGAAAACATGTTCCTGTATCAAATTCAAAGCTGGAAGGTTCCATAAAAGGGGTTCAAAATAAAGCCGGAAAAGCTTCTGGGAATAATGTTCGTGGAGCTGTGGGTAAAACACCGCAGAAGAAGAGCTTGTTATCAGGAGCAATTTTCAAGGATGATAGTAGCAGCAGCTCTGACGATGAAGTTGGTAATTCTGGTGCCAGCACCAGAACGCCATCAGATAATCCACTGTTGTCTGATGGAGATAGCAGTTCAG GTTCATTCGGTGGGAGAAATCTGGAAAATGGTGGAAGAAGTTCCTCAAAAGCAGG TTTGACAGGAACAGAAGGAATGTCAATCGATGACGTTCTTAGAAGCTCAAGCTGGTTTAAGAAGGCTCAAGCTAAATTAACAGCCTCTCAATTGCAAGAGTCTCAAAGCCAGTCCCCAGAATTTGTCCCAGACAGCCTGGCTGATTGA
- the LOC137815214 gene encoding photosystem II reaction center proteins PsbY, chloroplastic-like, which translates to MAATMAIVNTKTLNLQLPPSKPILSLFSHLNFPKGPTSTINATVSATTSSMAGTAIAGAVFSTLGCCDAAFAGSQIAQIAEGDNSGLALLLPVAPALAWVLFNILQPALNQLNRMRSSKGVMVGLGLGLGASGLVWGPEASASEMGLIADAAAGGDNRGQLLLFVVAPAIVWVLYNILQPALNQLNRMRSK; encoded by the coding sequence ATGGCAGCAACCATGGCCATAGTAAACACCAAGACCCTAAACCTTCAACTCCCACCATCAAAACCCATCCTTTCTCTCTTTTCCCATCTCAACTTTCCAAAGGGTCCAACCTCCACCATTAACGCCACCGTTTCAGCAACAACATCTTCCATGGCGGGCACTGCAATCGCGGGGGCAGTTTTTTCCACCCTCGGATGCTGCGATGCGGCTTTTGCGGGGTCGCAAATAGCCCAAATAGCGGAGGGCGACAACAGTGGGCTTGCGCTGTTGCTGCCGGTGGCCCCCGCCTTAGCGTGGGTGCTGTTCAACATTCTGCAGCCGGCGCTGAACCAGCTGAACCGCATGCGGAGCAGCAAGGGGGTCAtggttgggcttgggcttgggctcgGCGCATCGGGCTTGGTGTGGGGCCCGGAAGCGTCGGCGAGTGAGATGGGTCTGATTGCAGATGCTGCGGCAGGCGGTGACAACAGGGGTCAGCTTCTGCTGTTTGTGGTTGCACCGGCGATTGTGTGGGTTCTGTACAACATTCTGCAACCTGCACTTAATCAGCTTAACAGAATGAGATCAAAATGA
- the LOC137815213 gene encoding uncharacterized protein isoform X1: MATHDTNVVYIDTNLDTRFALLVSDRDTVSDLKRSILSEHPLCFPQIGQIQINAIKVMREGNFYHLVDSMPVRSAFIDSRKSWLISVDATLLRECAQNDQMATLSALTGRGDNAIGSPSKGVSTFENLKLLQLANKPVENEEVVVPSPRVSQHTSKVADEKMDAGVKSSIENGEYPGSAVEYEVDGTNKDTGGVGVVLKEGNCESVSNLNRKRKSKRKREDPVRVDTSNVDDASVVGLGDCAIQQDVEVVAKTVENENREVIMEVEVLKEHQHNDSNNSNTKSDIGTAVSMKEAAEPGLTANTKRKKKKRTLSIDFKEVFKVGEAALKDETHKSDEADKERKESKDRFESKNHNYRYDVEYKDDKVTGANLDTETPAKKKRKRSKEKSEEKSLSKAKLINDFNVDISPHHDLGDLQKIKNSNDDQSVEKFNGTDPLKTIVEGKRRKGKIKSSNPLETPVLTSSRNVEEAYHSSIQKGGQEEISISKGPDMSMGKTTIDNMETGTDAFKEGIQSTEKTTENYKNDSGIEIIAHPANEDGLMELTEDNAKNEAPQIEGAEEGREVSPENDPKLMLLDKSTPSNQGNSDAKVGGLNVTSKVVDVNGTTESIKLKVKKKKKTAKNSDGEPTFREVSGHVDASESKTVTMKSLNATNCDPKSGNTEMEENPLNQIEGGKIQQEMQGTSDKEVDFNIDGAEHTGKRQRKKSNDKKSLSNMLLKDQVLDSKDSSSSDSKTHAKSSVTVTKKSKSASTKSTKKSSKANMEPVKDSVRLEPSAQFNSGSKDAVQLSTHSSGEKDDDNLEAPSKTLKVNADEQFSSWKQPAEANLSDGMVVDKLIETDINDIETMTRNNIHQLEATNGQTPKDLSSSQKLSSKEELDVRIHPGEKVPNAHRTGQDSKVSGNSAVIVENKKTRVNASEKKMASEKQRKHVPVSNSKLEGSIKGVQNKAGKASGNNVRGAVGKTPQKKSLLSGAIFKDDSSSSSDDEVGNSGASTRTPSDNPLLSDGDSSSGSFGGRNLENGGRSSSKAGLTGTEGMSIDDVLRSSSWFKKAQAKLTASQLQESQSQSPEFVPDSLAD, encoded by the exons ATGGCCACTCACGACACCAACGTCGTTTACATAGACACCAACCTCGATACTCGCTTCGCGCTCCTAGTTTCCGACCGCGACACTGTCTCTGATCTCAAAA GGAGTATTCTGTCGGAACACCCCTTGTGCTTTCCCCAAATTGGGCAGATTCAGATTAATGCGATAAAG GTTATGCGCGAGGGAAACTTTTATCACCTTGTAGATTCCATGCCTGTGAGAAGTGCCTTTATTGATTCCAGAAAGAGCTGGTTGATCAGTGTGGATGCTACTTTGTTGAGGGAGTGTGCTCAGAATGACCAAATGGCTACTCTTAGTGCTTTGACTGGTCGTGGTGATAATGCTATCGGTTCTCCATCCAAGGGGGTGTCCACCTTTGAAAATTTGAAGTTGCTGCAGTTGGCGAACAAACCAGTTGAGAATGAAGAAGTTGTTGTTCCTAGTCCACGTGTTTCACAACATACTAGCAAAGTGGCTGATGAAAAAATGGATGCAGGTGTTAAATCATCTATCGAAAATGGTGAATATCCAGGTTCAGCTGTCGAATATGAGGTTGATGGAACCAATAAAGACACTGGGGGTGTTGGTGTTGTACTCAAGGAGGGAAATTGTGAATCTGTATCAAATTTGAATAGAAAACGTAAAAGTAAAAGGAAAAGGGAAGACCCAGTTCGAGTTGACACTTCAAATGTTGATGATGCTTCTGTTGTTGGGCTCGGTGATTGTGCAATTCAGCAGGATGTTGAGGTTGTAGCGAAAACTGTGGAGAACGAAAATAGAGAAGTAATTATGGAAGTTGAAGTTTTGAAGGAGCATCAGCATAATGATTCCAACAATAGTAACACTAAGAGTGACATTGGTACTGCTGTGTCAATGAAAGAAGCTGCAGAACCTGGACTTACTGCAAATACGAAGCgtaagaaaaagaagagaacTTTGTCTATTGATTTTAAAGAAGTATTCAAGGTAGGGGAGGCTGCTCTGAAGGATGAAACGCACAAGTCTGATGAAGCAGACAAGGAAAGGAAAGAATCAAAGGATCGGTTTGAATCTAAGAATCATAACTATAGGTATGATGTTGAATATAAAGATGATAAGGTAACTGGAGCCAATTTAGATACAGAAACTCCTGCAAAGAAAAAGAGGAAGCGCAGCAAAgagaaaagtgaagaaaaaagtTTGTCCAAAGCCAAGTTAATTAATGATTTCAATGTAGACATTTCTCCTCACCATGATTTGGGGGACCTGCAGAAGATTAAAAACAGTAATGATGACCAATCAGTTGAAAAATTTAATGGCACTGATCCACTGAAAACTATTGTGGAGGGTAAGAGGAGGAAAGGGAAGATAAAATCATCAAATCCTCTGGAAACACCTGTACTTACTTCCTCCAGGAACGTTGAAGAAGCATATCATTCCAGCATTCAAAAAGGTGGTCAGGAGGAAATATCTATCTCTAAAG ggCCAGATATGAGTATGGGCAAAACTACTATTGACAACATGGAGACTGGAACAGATGCATTCAAAGAAGGCATTCAATCTACAGAAAAAACAACAGAAAACTATAAGAACGATTCTGGTATTGAAATAATAGCACACCCTGCTAATGAGGACGGGCTTATGGAGCTGACTGAGGATAATGCTAAAAATGAAGCTCCTCAGATTGAAGGAGCTGAGGAAGGAAGAGAAGTATCACCAGAAAATGATCCTAAGCTAATGCTGTTAGATAAGTCCACACCATCCAACCAGGGAAACTCAGATGCAAAAGTTGGAGGATTAAATGTGACTTCAAAAGTTGTGGATGTAAATGGAACAACTGAATCTATAAAACTGAAggtaaaaaagaagaagaaaactgCTAAGAATTCAGATGGAGAGCCCACATTTAGAGAAGTTAGTGGACATGTGGATGCTTCTGAGAGTAAAACTGTTACTATGAAGTCCCTTAATGCAACAAATTGTGATCCTAAATCAGGAAATACGGAGATGGAGGAGAACCCTTTAAATCAAATAGAAGGTGGAAAAATACAGCAGGAGATGCAAGGGACTTCTGATAAGGAAGTTGATTTTAACATTGATGGTGCTGAACACACGGGCAAGAGACAGAGAAAGAAGTCAAATGATAAAAAGAGTTTGTCAAATATGCTTTTGAAAGATCAAGTTCTTGATAGTAAGGATTCATCATCTTCTGACAGCAAAACACATGCCAAATCTTCAGTTACAGTGACAAAGAAAAGTAAATCTGCAAGCACAAAGTCCACTAAGAAATCATCCAAAGCAAATATGGAACCGGTGAAAGACTCCGTTAGACTAGAACCTTCTGCTCAGTTTAATTCTGGGAGCAAGGATGCAGTGCAGCTTTCAACACACTCTTCTGGAGAGAAAGATGATGATAATTTGGAAGCACCTTCTAAAACTTTAAAGGTTAATGCTGACGAACAATTTTCATCCTGGAAACAGCCAGCTGAAGCTAATTTGTCAGATGGCATGGTTGTTGACAAATTGATTGAAACAGATATAAATGATATTGAGACCATGACCAGAAATaacattcaccaacttgaggcAACAAACGGACAAACTCCTAAGGATTTAAGCTCCTCACAGAAATTATCTTCAAAGGAAGAGCTGGATGTTAGGATTCACCCTGGGGAGAAGGTACCTAATGCACACAGGACTGGACAAGATTCAAAAGTGTCTGGTAACAGTGCTGTGATTGTAGAAAACAAAAAGACTCGTGTCAATGCTTCTGAGAAAAAAATGGCTTCGGAGAAACAAAGAAAACATGTTCCTGTATCAAATTCAAAGCTGGAAGGTTCCATAAAAGGGGTTCAAAATAAAGCCGGAAAAGCTTCTGGGAATAATGTTCGTGGAGCTGTGGGTAAAACACCGCAGAAGAAGAGCTTGTTATCAGGAGCAATTTTCAAGGATGATAGTAGCAGCAGCTCTGACGATGAAGTTGGTAATTCTGGTGCCAGCACCAGAACGCCATCAGATAATCCACTGTTGTCTGATGGAGATAGCAGTTCAG GTTCATTCGGTGGGAGAAATCTGGAAAATGGTGGAAGAAGTTCCTCAAAAGCAGG TTTGACAGGAACAGAAGGAATGTCAATCGATGACGTTCTTAGAAGCTCAAGCTGGTTTAAGAAGGCTCAAGCTAAATTAACAGCCTCTCAATTGCAAGAGTCTCAAAGCCAGTCCCCAGAATTTGTCCCAGACAGCCTGGCTGATTGA